From Maylandia zebra isolate NMK-2024a linkage group LG11, Mzebra_GT3a, whole genome shotgun sequence, one genomic window encodes:
- the tpbg gene encoding trophoblast glycoprotein, with translation MSSTLCDSDCGGTRGRLRKSGVMFLLFLLAIVPSGHGCPEECLCASQTVKCQNKDLDRIPHFIPNNTKILFVSGNSISRISGDSFPTRLELLTELHLSGNELEYVDTMAFNNLPNLVWLDLSNNTLQHFSESAFPSDNKLQHLNLSRSLHNHSTTDELLNFLHSRNLVQLTVLDLSNNDLVILPSDIFTGLSSLVSLSLQNSSIINIHNGTLRVPPLRDLDLRNNSLKDLSSIMMAEFSLKPDLRIQLAGNPWHCNCFIEDTLMWLKNSTQVVDVQNLTCTNPKDLRRQPLLQLEKYELKCSMEMKGVLGTSYVFLGLVLALIGVIFLLVLYLNRKGIKRWMYNIRDACRDHMEGYHYRYEINSDPRLANLSINSDV, from the coding sequence ATGTCAAGCACGTTGTGCGATAGTGACTGCGGAGGCACGCGAGGGAGACTCCGAAAGTCCGGCGTGATGTTTTTACTTTTCCTCCTCGCGATCGTGCCGTCCGGTCACGGGTGCCCGGAGGAATGCTTGTGCGCCTCACAAACTGTGAAATGCCAAAACAAGGACTTGGACAGGATCCCGCATTTCATACCAAACAACACCAAAATTCTATTTGTGTCAGGAAACAGCATTTCCCGTATTAGTGGGGACTCCTTCCCAACCCGCCTGGAGCTATTAACAGAGCTCCATCTCAGTGGGAATGAGCTGGAGTATGTGGATACAATGGCATTTAACAACTTGCCAAACCTTGTGTGGCTGGACTTGAGCAACAACACACTCCAGCATTTCAGTGAAAGCGCTTTCCCCAGTGACAATAAACTGCAACACTTGAACCTCAGTAGGTCTTTGCACAATCACTCCACCACAGATGAGCTTCTAAATTTCCTGCACAGCAGGAACCTCGTCCAGCTGACAGTCTTGGATCTGTCCAACAATGACCTTGTGATTCTTCCCAGTGATATATTCACTGGTCTTTCCAGCCTGGTCAGCCTCAGCCTGCAGAACAGCTCCATCATCAACATCCACAACGGGACTCTCAGAGTGCCCCCATTGCGTGACCTTGACCTGAGGAACAACAGCCTGAAAGATCTGTCCAGCATCATGATGGCAGAGTTCAGCCTTAAGCCCGACCTCCGCATCCAGCTGGCAGGGAACCCCTGGCATTGCAACTGCTTTATCGAGGACACGCTGATGTGGCTGAAGAACTCCACTCAGGTCGTCGACGTCCAGAACCTGACCTGCACGAACCCCAAGGACCTGAGACGCCAGCCACTTCTGCAGTTGGAGAAGTACGAGCTGAAGTGCTCGATGGAGATGAAGGGCGTGCTGGGGACTTCTTACGTGTTCCTGGGACTGGTGCTGGCCCTGATCGGTGTCATATTCCTGCTGGTGCTCTACCTGAACAGAAAGGGCATCAAACGGTGGATGTACAACATCCGGGATGCTTGTAGGGACCACATGGAGGGGTATCATTACAGGTATGAGATAAACTCTGACCCACGTTTGGCCAACCTGAGCATCAATTCAGATGTGTGA